In Chelonia mydas isolate rCheMyd1 chromosome 10, rCheMyd1.pri.v2, whole genome shotgun sequence, a single window of DNA contains:
- the LOC119567209 gene encoding uncharacterized protein LOC119567209 isoform X2: MAAEWEEEGQRLLQQTWHPAETTCPAETSQRGQPAQRGETAQQLETVLQNLPMQPVEMVQQTQPVQPAERVETAPQMFAAGSQLALEARGFPELTLPPTPAGGAAPSPGPTRHGGAPRAGASPDALSQSHGGAAPAPAAGHRGADSCVVAFIETLKAGLIAKELHALARLLDGPCGTLMTALPAAPEDAAGAEICTLLGNATLVFYSLLEGICNNDKMLLQPQDVTSDQGRAAAPALGKGVALGGAGPLALDQRPVGGRHSSHAVPLTQGRLVSAGVGLSPRSKPGSAGTKRRAPRVLFTQQDELHNRRVLNQGVCRGQVPWGLYQRLQRWRGEQRCSWARRLQLAELLSETLGRVEERSGLFLIQPVLPWAGRPTALTPPGRSDTRPQPTPKMLVPALMGQEVSSPLAMRGLRLRTPREEGPHKLWSFPALGGSGIWPEQDLALPSPLVITPRLLEMDLNGYLLQERQQEEPAWPRPSQFQSQVLRSLAEEFLSCPTRRGPDRYQPLGEAVSAQLWLQIGSRSRGHIPDSRTQLEKPSIGNQLAGEGSQPITVQNGQTAAPPTPTPTPPKKKKDTEPTCAQSQPSFPCQAPIPPAEAHFSVLAAALWPVPGEDTLCFGAGLRGSVCTELELFTTLQPELDTGDSCLANWVSLGTNKLSGPVAGKTCRKGKNGSSTATPQGLRVLSSKARARKGPKRSKTWSRV; this comes from the exons ATGGCAGctgagtgggaggag GAGGGGCAGAGATTATTGCAGCAGACATGGCACCCAGCGGAGACGACGTGCCCAGCAGAGACGTCCCAGCGGGGGCAGCCAGCGCAGCGAGGGGAGACCGCTCAGCAGTTGGAGACAGTGCTGCAGAACCTGCCAATGCAGCCGGTGGAGATGGTGCAGCAGACGCAGCCTGTGCAGCCGGCTGAGCGAGTGGAGACAGCCCCACAG ATGTTTGCAGCTGGATCGCAGTTGGCTTTGGAGGCCAGAGGTTTCCCTGAGctgactctgccccccacccctgctggagGAGCCGCTCCTTCCCCAGGGCCCACCAGACATGGGGGCGCCCCCAGAGCAG GTGCTTCCCCAGATGCCCTGTCCCAGTCCCACGGCGGGGCAGCCCCAGCGCCTGCAGCGGGACACCGTGGAGCCGACAGCTGCGTGGTGGCCTTCATAGAGACCTTGAAGGCAGGACTTATCGCTAAAG AGCTCCATGCGCTGGCTCGGCTCCTGGACGGCCCGTGTGGTACGCTGATGACAGCGCTCCCAGCAGCCCCGGAGGACGCAGCCGGAGCTGAAATCTGCACACTGCTTGGGAACGCTACCCTAG TTTTTTACAGCTTGCTTGAAGGTATATGCAATAATGACAAGATGCTGCTCCAGCCGCAGGACGTGACGTCAGATCAAGGGAGAGCTGCGGCACCAGCTCTGGGAAAAGGCGTTGCCCTGGGTGGAGCAGG CCCGTTGGCTCTGGACCAGCGCCCTGTAGGAGGAAGGCACAGTTCCCATGCTGTCCCG CTAACCCAAGGCCGGCTGGTGAGCGCAGGAGTGGGGCTGAGTCCCAGGTCCAAGCCTGGCAGCGCCGGGACCAAGAGGAGAGCCCCCAGGGTCCTGTTTACTCAGCAGGACGAGCTGCACAACAGACGGGTGCTGAACCAAGGCGTATGCAGAGGCCAGGTGCCATGGGGCCTGTACCAG AGACTCCAGCGCTGGCGGGGCGAGCAGCGCTGCAGCTGGGCGAGGCGGCTGCAGCTGGCAGAACTGCTCAGCGAGACGCTGGGGCGTGTGGAGGAGCGTTCGGGGCTGTTCCTGATCCAGCCCGTGCTGCCGTGGGCTGGCCG GCCGACCGCACTAACCCCTCCTGGAAGGAGCGACACTCGGCCCCAACCCACTCCCAAGATGCTGGTGCCAGCGCTGATGGGACAG GAAGTGAGCAGCCCCCTGGCCATGCGGGGTCTCCGGCTGCGCACCCCAAGGGAGGAAGGGCCCCACAAGCTGTGGAGCTTCCCAGCACTGGGGGGCAGCGGGATCTGGCCAGAGCAGGACCTGGCACTGCCAAGCCCACTGGTGATCACCCCACGGCTACTGGAGATGGACCTCAATGGCTACCTGCTGCAGGAGCGCCAG CAGGAGGAGCCAGCCTGGCCTAGGCCCAGCCAGTTCCAGAGCCAGGTCCTTCGCAGCCTCGCTGAGGAGTTTCTTTCCTGTCCGACGCGGCGTGGCCCTGATAGGTACCAGCCACTTGGAGAGGCCGTAAGCGCCCAGCTGTGGCTCCAGATCGGCTCGCGATCCCGTGGGCACATTCCGGACTCCAGGACACAGCTGGAGAAACCATCTATTGGAAATCAGCTGGCTGGGGAAGGATCCCAGCCAATCACAGTCCAGAATGGCCAGACAgccgcgccccccacccccacccccacccccccaaaaaaaaaaaaggacactgaACCTACATGTGCGCAATCACAGCCCTCCTTTCCCTGCCAGGCCCCAATCCCCCCCGCAGAAGCACACTTCTCTGTGTTGGCGGCTGCGCTCTGGCCAGTACCTGGCGAGGACACCCTGTGCTTTGGCGCTGGCCTGCGGGGTAGTGTATGCACCGAGCTGGAGCTGTTCACAACACTGCAGCCTGAGCTGGATACTGGGGATTCCTGTCTGGCTAATTGGGTTAGTTTGGGGACAAACAAGCTCTCAGGGCCTGTTGCGGGAAAAACAtgcaggaagggaaagaatggTTCCAGCACAGCCACTCCTCAGGGCTTAAGGGTGCTGAGCAGCAAGGCCAGGGCCCGAAAAGGCCCCAAGAGATCCAAAACCTGGAGTAGGGTTTAA
- the LOC119567209 gene encoding uncharacterized protein LOC119567209 isoform X1, whose product MAAEWEEEGQRLLQQTWHPAETTCPAETSQRGQPAQRGETAQQLETVLQNLPMQPVEMVQQTQPVQPAERVETAPQMFAAGSQLALEARGFPELTLPPTPAGGAAPSPGPTRHGGAPRAGASPDALSQSHGGAAPAPAAGHRGADSCVVAFIETLKAGLIAKELHALARLLDGPCGTLMTALPAAPEDAAGAEICTLLGNATLVFYSLLEGICNNDKMLLQPQDVTSDQGRAAAPALGKGVALGGAGPLALDQRPVGGRHSSHAVPLTQGRLVSAGVGLSPRSKPGSAGTKRRAPRVLFTQQDELHNRRVLNQGVCRGQVPWGLYQDASLLMGGFRWLRRQRFEGLVRGYLAHVCMKEAEETLEQLQGSCGCVKAHSVLGRLRGLRQQRLQRWRGEQRCSWARRLQLAELLSETLGRVEERSGLFLIQPVLPWAGRPTALTPPGRSDTRPQPTPKMLVPALMGQEVSSPLAMRGLRLRTPREEGPHKLWSFPALGGSGIWPEQDLALPSPLVITPRLLEMDLNGYLLQERQQEEPAWPRPSQFQSQVLRSLAEEFLSCPTRRGPDRYQPLGEAVSAQLWLQIGSRSRGHIPDSRTQLEKPSIGNQLAGEGSQPITVQNGQTAAPPTPTPTPPKKKKDTEPTCAQSQPSFPCQAPIPPAEAHFSVLAAALWPVPGEDTLCFGAGLRGSVCTELELFTTLQPELDTGDSCLANWVSLGTNKLSGPVAGKTCRKGKNGSSTATPQGLRVLSSKARARKGPKRSKTWSRV is encoded by the exons ATGGCAGctgagtgggaggag GAGGGGCAGAGATTATTGCAGCAGACATGGCACCCAGCGGAGACGACGTGCCCAGCAGAGACGTCCCAGCGGGGGCAGCCAGCGCAGCGAGGGGAGACCGCTCAGCAGTTGGAGACAGTGCTGCAGAACCTGCCAATGCAGCCGGTGGAGATGGTGCAGCAGACGCAGCCTGTGCAGCCGGCTGAGCGAGTGGAGACAGCCCCACAG ATGTTTGCAGCTGGATCGCAGTTGGCTTTGGAGGCCAGAGGTTTCCCTGAGctgactctgccccccacccctgctggagGAGCCGCTCCTTCCCCAGGGCCCACCAGACATGGGGGCGCCCCCAGAGCAG GTGCTTCCCCAGATGCCCTGTCCCAGTCCCACGGCGGGGCAGCCCCAGCGCCTGCAGCGGGACACCGTGGAGCCGACAGCTGCGTGGTGGCCTTCATAGAGACCTTGAAGGCAGGACTTATCGCTAAAG AGCTCCATGCGCTGGCTCGGCTCCTGGACGGCCCGTGTGGTACGCTGATGACAGCGCTCCCAGCAGCCCCGGAGGACGCAGCCGGAGCTGAAATCTGCACACTGCTTGGGAACGCTACCCTAG TTTTTTACAGCTTGCTTGAAGGTATATGCAATAATGACAAGATGCTGCTCCAGCCGCAGGACGTGACGTCAGATCAAGGGAGAGCTGCGGCACCAGCTCTGGGAAAAGGCGTTGCCCTGGGTGGAGCAGG CCCGTTGGCTCTGGACCAGCGCCCTGTAGGAGGAAGGCACAGTTCCCATGCTGTCCCG CTAACCCAAGGCCGGCTGGTGAGCGCAGGAGTGGGGCTGAGTCCCAGGTCCAAGCCTGGCAGCGCCGGGACCAAGAGGAGAGCCCCCAGGGTCCTGTTTACTCAGCAGGACGAGCTGCACAACAGACGGGTGCTGAACCAAGGCGTATGCAGAGGCCAGGTGCCATGGGGCCTGTACCAG GACGCCAGCCTGCTGATGGGGGGCTTCCGATGGCTCCGCCGCCAGAGGTTCGAGGGCCTGGTGAGGGGTTACCTGGCCCATGTCTGCATGAAGGAGGCAGAAGAAACCCTGGAGCAACTTCAGGGCAGTTGTGGCTGCGTGAAGGCACACAGTGTGCTGGGGCGACTCCGAGGGCTGAGGCAGCAG AGACTCCAGCGCTGGCGGGGCGAGCAGCGCTGCAGCTGGGCGAGGCGGCTGCAGCTGGCAGAACTGCTCAGCGAGACGCTGGGGCGTGTGGAGGAGCGTTCGGGGCTGTTCCTGATCCAGCCCGTGCTGCCGTGGGCTGGCCG GCCGACCGCACTAACCCCTCCTGGAAGGAGCGACACTCGGCCCCAACCCACTCCCAAGATGCTGGTGCCAGCGCTGATGGGACAG GAAGTGAGCAGCCCCCTGGCCATGCGGGGTCTCCGGCTGCGCACCCCAAGGGAGGAAGGGCCCCACAAGCTGTGGAGCTTCCCAGCACTGGGGGGCAGCGGGATCTGGCCAGAGCAGGACCTGGCACTGCCAAGCCCACTGGTGATCACCCCACGGCTACTGGAGATGGACCTCAATGGCTACCTGCTGCAGGAGCGCCAG CAGGAGGAGCCAGCCTGGCCTAGGCCCAGCCAGTTCCAGAGCCAGGTCCTTCGCAGCCTCGCTGAGGAGTTTCTTTCCTGTCCGACGCGGCGTGGCCCTGATAGGTACCAGCCACTTGGAGAGGCCGTAAGCGCCCAGCTGTGGCTCCAGATCGGCTCGCGATCCCGTGGGCACATTCCGGACTCCAGGACACAGCTGGAGAAACCATCTATTGGAAATCAGCTGGCTGGGGAAGGATCCCAGCCAATCACAGTCCAGAATGGCCAGACAgccgcgccccccacccccacccccacccccccaaaaaaaaaaaaggacactgaACCTACATGTGCGCAATCACAGCCCTCCTTTCCCTGCCAGGCCCCAATCCCCCCCGCAGAAGCACACTTCTCTGTGTTGGCGGCTGCGCTCTGGCCAGTACCTGGCGAGGACACCCTGTGCTTTGGCGCTGGCCTGCGGGGTAGTGTATGCACCGAGCTGGAGCTGTTCACAACACTGCAGCCTGAGCTGGATACTGGGGATTCCTGTCTGGCTAATTGGGTTAGTTTGGGGACAAACAAGCTCTCAGGGCCTGTTGCGGGAAAAACAtgcaggaagggaaagaatggTTCCAGCACAGCCACTCCTCAGGGCTTAAGGGTGCTGAGCAGCAAGGCCAGGGCCCGAAAAGGCCCCAAGAGATCCAAAACCTGGAGTAGGGTTTAA
- the LOC119567209 gene encoding uncharacterized protein LOC119567209 isoform X4 codes for MAAEWEEEGQRLLQQTWHPAETTCPAETSQRGQPAQRGETAQQLETVLQNLPMQPVEMVQQTQPVQPAERVETAPQMFAAGSQLALEARGFPELTLPPTPAGGAAPSPGPTRHGGAPRAGASPDALSQSHGGAAPAPAAGHRGADSCVVAFIETLKAGLIAKELHALARLLDGPCGTLMTALPAAPEDAAGAEICTLLGNATLVFYSLLEGICNNDKMLLQPQDVTSDQGRAAAPALGKGVALGGAGPLALDQRPVGGRHSSHAVPLTQGRLVSAGVGLSPRSKPGSAGTKRRAPRVLFTQQDELHNRRVLNQGVCRGQVPWGLYQDASLLMGGFRWLRRQRFEGLVRGYLAHVCMKEAEETLEQLQGSCGCVKAHSVLGRLRGLRQQRLQRWRGEQRCSWARRLQLAELLSETLGRVEERSGLFLIQPVLPWAGRPTALTPPGRSDTRPQPTPKMLVPALMGQEVSSPLAMRGLRLRTPREEGPHKLWSFPALGGSGIWPEQDLALPSPLVITPRLLEMDLNGYLLQERQVSRRSQPGLGPASSRARSFAASLRSFFPVRRGVALIGTSHLERP; via the exons ATGGCAGctgagtgggaggag GAGGGGCAGAGATTATTGCAGCAGACATGGCACCCAGCGGAGACGACGTGCCCAGCAGAGACGTCCCAGCGGGGGCAGCCAGCGCAGCGAGGGGAGACCGCTCAGCAGTTGGAGACAGTGCTGCAGAACCTGCCAATGCAGCCGGTGGAGATGGTGCAGCAGACGCAGCCTGTGCAGCCGGCTGAGCGAGTGGAGACAGCCCCACAG ATGTTTGCAGCTGGATCGCAGTTGGCTTTGGAGGCCAGAGGTTTCCCTGAGctgactctgccccccacccctgctggagGAGCCGCTCCTTCCCCAGGGCCCACCAGACATGGGGGCGCCCCCAGAGCAG GTGCTTCCCCAGATGCCCTGTCCCAGTCCCACGGCGGGGCAGCCCCAGCGCCTGCAGCGGGACACCGTGGAGCCGACAGCTGCGTGGTGGCCTTCATAGAGACCTTGAAGGCAGGACTTATCGCTAAAG AGCTCCATGCGCTGGCTCGGCTCCTGGACGGCCCGTGTGGTACGCTGATGACAGCGCTCCCAGCAGCCCCGGAGGACGCAGCCGGAGCTGAAATCTGCACACTGCTTGGGAACGCTACCCTAG TTTTTTACAGCTTGCTTGAAGGTATATGCAATAATGACAAGATGCTGCTCCAGCCGCAGGACGTGACGTCAGATCAAGGGAGAGCTGCGGCACCAGCTCTGGGAAAAGGCGTTGCCCTGGGTGGAGCAGG CCCGTTGGCTCTGGACCAGCGCCCTGTAGGAGGAAGGCACAGTTCCCATGCTGTCCCG CTAACCCAAGGCCGGCTGGTGAGCGCAGGAGTGGGGCTGAGTCCCAGGTCCAAGCCTGGCAGCGCCGGGACCAAGAGGAGAGCCCCCAGGGTCCTGTTTACTCAGCAGGACGAGCTGCACAACAGACGGGTGCTGAACCAAGGCGTATGCAGAGGCCAGGTGCCATGGGGCCTGTACCAG GACGCCAGCCTGCTGATGGGGGGCTTCCGATGGCTCCGCCGCCAGAGGTTCGAGGGCCTGGTGAGGGGTTACCTGGCCCATGTCTGCATGAAGGAGGCAGAAGAAACCCTGGAGCAACTTCAGGGCAGTTGTGGCTGCGTGAAGGCACACAGTGTGCTGGGGCGACTCCGAGGGCTGAGGCAGCAG AGACTCCAGCGCTGGCGGGGCGAGCAGCGCTGCAGCTGGGCGAGGCGGCTGCAGCTGGCAGAACTGCTCAGCGAGACGCTGGGGCGTGTGGAGGAGCGTTCGGGGCTGTTCCTGATCCAGCCCGTGCTGCCGTGGGCTGGCCG GCCGACCGCACTAACCCCTCCTGGAAGGAGCGACACTCGGCCCCAACCCACTCCCAAGATGCTGGTGCCAGCGCTGATGGGACAG GAAGTGAGCAGCCCCCTGGCCATGCGGGGTCTCCGGCTGCGCACCCCAAGGGAGGAAGGGCCCCACAAGCTGTGGAGCTTCCCAGCACTGGGGGGCAGCGGGATCTGGCCAGAGCAGGACCTGGCACTGCCAAGCCCACTGGTGATCACCCCACGGCTACTGGAGATGGACCTCAATGGCTACCTGCTGCAGGAGCGCCAGGTGAG CAGGAGGAGCCAGCCTGGCCTAGGCCCAGCCAGTTCCAGAGCCAGGTCCTTCGCAGCCTCGCTGAGGAGTTTCTTTCCTGTCCGACGCGGCGTGGCCCTGATAGGTACCAGCCACTTGGAGAGGCCGTAA
- the LOC119567209 gene encoding uncharacterized protein LOC119567209 isoform X5: MAAEWEEEGQRLLQQTWHPAETTCPAETSQRGQPAQRGETAQQLETVLQNLPMQPVEMVQQTQPVQPAERVETAPQMFAAGSQLALEARGFPELTLPPTPAGGAAPSPGPTRHGGAPRAGASPDALSQSHGGAAPAPAAGHRGADSCVVAFIETLKAGLIAKELHALARLLDGPCGTLMTALPAAPEDAAGAEICTLLGNATLVFYSLLEGICNNDKMLLQPQDVTSDQGRAAAPALGKGVALGGAGPLALDQRPVGGRHSSHAVPLTQGRLVSAGVGLSPRSKPGSAGTKRRAPRVLFTQQDELHNRRVLNQGVCRGQVPWGLYQDASLLMGGFRWLRRQRFEGLVRGYLAHVCMKEAEETLEQLQGSCGCVKAHSVLGRLRGLRQQRLQRWRGEQRCSWARRLQLAELLSETLGRVEERSGLFLIQPVLPWAGRK, encoded by the exons ATGGCAGctgagtgggaggag GAGGGGCAGAGATTATTGCAGCAGACATGGCACCCAGCGGAGACGACGTGCCCAGCAGAGACGTCCCAGCGGGGGCAGCCAGCGCAGCGAGGGGAGACCGCTCAGCAGTTGGAGACAGTGCTGCAGAACCTGCCAATGCAGCCGGTGGAGATGGTGCAGCAGACGCAGCCTGTGCAGCCGGCTGAGCGAGTGGAGACAGCCCCACAG ATGTTTGCAGCTGGATCGCAGTTGGCTTTGGAGGCCAGAGGTTTCCCTGAGctgactctgccccccacccctgctggagGAGCCGCTCCTTCCCCAGGGCCCACCAGACATGGGGGCGCCCCCAGAGCAG GTGCTTCCCCAGATGCCCTGTCCCAGTCCCACGGCGGGGCAGCCCCAGCGCCTGCAGCGGGACACCGTGGAGCCGACAGCTGCGTGGTGGCCTTCATAGAGACCTTGAAGGCAGGACTTATCGCTAAAG AGCTCCATGCGCTGGCTCGGCTCCTGGACGGCCCGTGTGGTACGCTGATGACAGCGCTCCCAGCAGCCCCGGAGGACGCAGCCGGAGCTGAAATCTGCACACTGCTTGGGAACGCTACCCTAG TTTTTTACAGCTTGCTTGAAGGTATATGCAATAATGACAAGATGCTGCTCCAGCCGCAGGACGTGACGTCAGATCAAGGGAGAGCTGCGGCACCAGCTCTGGGAAAAGGCGTTGCCCTGGGTGGAGCAGG CCCGTTGGCTCTGGACCAGCGCCCTGTAGGAGGAAGGCACAGTTCCCATGCTGTCCCG CTAACCCAAGGCCGGCTGGTGAGCGCAGGAGTGGGGCTGAGTCCCAGGTCCAAGCCTGGCAGCGCCGGGACCAAGAGGAGAGCCCCCAGGGTCCTGTTTACTCAGCAGGACGAGCTGCACAACAGACGGGTGCTGAACCAAGGCGTATGCAGAGGCCAGGTGCCATGGGGCCTGTACCAG GACGCCAGCCTGCTGATGGGGGGCTTCCGATGGCTCCGCCGCCAGAGGTTCGAGGGCCTGGTGAGGGGTTACCTGGCCCATGTCTGCATGAAGGAGGCAGAAGAAACCCTGGAGCAACTTCAGGGCAGTTGTGGCTGCGTGAAGGCACACAGTGTGCTGGGGCGACTCCGAGGGCTGAGGCAGCAG AGACTCCAGCGCTGGCGGGGCGAGCAGCGCTGCAGCTGGGCGAGGCGGCTGCAGCTGGCAGAACTGCTCAGCGAGACGCTGGGGCGTGTGGAGGAGCGTTCGGGGCTGTTCCTGATCCAGCCCGTGCTGCCGTGGGCTGGCCG GAAGTGA
- the LOC119567209 gene encoding uncharacterized protein LOC119567209 isoform X3: MTALPAAPEDAAGAEICTLLGNATLVFYSLLEGICNNDKMLLQPQDVTSDQGRAAAPALGKGVALGGAGPLALDQRPVGGRHSSHAVPLTQGRLVSAGVGLSPRSKPGSAGTKRRAPRVLFTQQDELHNRRVLNQGVCRGQVPWGLYQDASLLMGGFRWLRRQRFEGLVRGYLAHVCMKEAEETLEQLQGSCGCVKAHSVLGRLRGLRQQRLQRWRGEQRCSWARRLQLAELLSETLGRVEERSGLFLIQPVLPWAGRPTALTPPGRSDTRPQPTPKMLVPALMGQEVSSPLAMRGLRLRTPREEGPHKLWSFPALGGSGIWPEQDLALPSPLVITPRLLEMDLNGYLLQERQQEEPAWPRPSQFQSQVLRSLAEEFLSCPTRRGPDRYQPLGEAVSAQLWLQIGSRSRGHIPDSRTQLEKPSIGNQLAGEGSQPITVQNGQTAAPPTPTPTPPKKKKDTEPTCAQSQPSFPCQAPIPPAEAHFSVLAAALWPVPGEDTLCFGAGLRGSVCTELELFTTLQPELDTGDSCLANWVSLGTNKLSGPVAGKTCRKGKNGSSTATPQGLRVLSSKARARKGPKRSKTWSRV; encoded by the exons ATGACAGCGCTCCCAGCAGCCCCGGAGGACGCAGCCGGAGCTGAAATCTGCACACTGCTTGGGAACGCTACCCTAG TTTTTTACAGCTTGCTTGAAGGTATATGCAATAATGACAAGATGCTGCTCCAGCCGCAGGACGTGACGTCAGATCAAGGGAGAGCTGCGGCACCAGCTCTGGGAAAAGGCGTTGCCCTGGGTGGAGCAGG CCCGTTGGCTCTGGACCAGCGCCCTGTAGGAGGAAGGCACAGTTCCCATGCTGTCCCG CTAACCCAAGGCCGGCTGGTGAGCGCAGGAGTGGGGCTGAGTCCCAGGTCCAAGCCTGGCAGCGCCGGGACCAAGAGGAGAGCCCCCAGGGTCCTGTTTACTCAGCAGGACGAGCTGCACAACAGACGGGTGCTGAACCAAGGCGTATGCAGAGGCCAGGTGCCATGGGGCCTGTACCAG GACGCCAGCCTGCTGATGGGGGGCTTCCGATGGCTCCGCCGCCAGAGGTTCGAGGGCCTGGTGAGGGGTTACCTGGCCCATGTCTGCATGAAGGAGGCAGAAGAAACCCTGGAGCAACTTCAGGGCAGTTGTGGCTGCGTGAAGGCACACAGTGTGCTGGGGCGACTCCGAGGGCTGAGGCAGCAG AGACTCCAGCGCTGGCGGGGCGAGCAGCGCTGCAGCTGGGCGAGGCGGCTGCAGCTGGCAGAACTGCTCAGCGAGACGCTGGGGCGTGTGGAGGAGCGTTCGGGGCTGTTCCTGATCCAGCCCGTGCTGCCGTGGGCTGGCCG GCCGACCGCACTAACCCCTCCTGGAAGGAGCGACACTCGGCCCCAACCCACTCCCAAGATGCTGGTGCCAGCGCTGATGGGACAG GAAGTGAGCAGCCCCCTGGCCATGCGGGGTCTCCGGCTGCGCACCCCAAGGGAGGAAGGGCCCCACAAGCTGTGGAGCTTCCCAGCACTGGGGGGCAGCGGGATCTGGCCAGAGCAGGACCTGGCACTGCCAAGCCCACTGGTGATCACCCCACGGCTACTGGAGATGGACCTCAATGGCTACCTGCTGCAGGAGCGCCAG CAGGAGGAGCCAGCCTGGCCTAGGCCCAGCCAGTTCCAGAGCCAGGTCCTTCGCAGCCTCGCTGAGGAGTTTCTTTCCTGTCCGACGCGGCGTGGCCCTGATAGGTACCAGCCACTTGGAGAGGCCGTAAGCGCCCAGCTGTGGCTCCAGATCGGCTCGCGATCCCGTGGGCACATTCCGGACTCCAGGACACAGCTGGAGAAACCATCTATTGGAAATCAGCTGGCTGGGGAAGGATCCCAGCCAATCACAGTCCAGAATGGCCAGACAgccgcgccccccacccccacccccacccccccaaaaaaaaaaaaggacactgaACCTACATGTGCGCAATCACAGCCCTCCTTTCCCTGCCAGGCCCCAATCCCCCCCGCAGAAGCACACTTCTCTGTGTTGGCGGCTGCGCTCTGGCCAGTACCTGGCGAGGACACCCTGTGCTTTGGCGCTGGCCTGCGGGGTAGTGTATGCACCGAGCTGGAGCTGTTCACAACACTGCAGCCTGAGCTGGATACTGGGGATTCCTGTCTGGCTAATTGGGTTAGTTTGGGGACAAACAAGCTCTCAGGGCCTGTTGCGGGAAAAACAtgcaggaagggaaagaatggTTCCAGCACAGCCACTCCTCAGGGCTTAAGGGTGCTGAGCAGCAAGGCCAGGGCCCGAAAAGGCCCCAAGAGATCCAAAACCTGGAGTAGGGTTTAA